Proteins encoded within one genomic window of Spirulina major PCC 6313:
- a CDS encoding transposase encodes MGVSPLELSYHNKTLENCEKNSQIYNALKTWLGQDIPWAHLSHLTTCIWMVIAVIQTGAVNLTKWLPYLPCRGLFAQSKQRRVRRWLGNSRINIHRLYKPIIKAALADWQDEVMYLSLDTSLFWDEYCLIRVAVVHRGRALPLGWRVLAHPSASVAANTYRELLQDVARLLPQGVKVVLLADRGFVQTETMTLVRTFGWHYRIRIKSNTWLWHSAKGWSQPKAFHLKPGEALCWHNVKLHKGEWYGPVHVIFGRNNVNGEFWAVVSDEPTHLQTFAEYGLRFDIEEAFLDDQSGGWHLQSSQLRSVCVLSRLCFILALATLYVSAQGLEVVQSGKRRWVDPHWFRGNSYFRIGLEWIRTALLEGWRLIRLVAFFSNSDPEPAMASRPQHRQRSYRLEFQFCSFSYSPD; translated from the coding sequence ATGGGAGTCAGTCCTCTAGAATTGAGTTACCACAACAAAACTCTGGAGAACTGTGAAAAAAACTCCCAAATTTACAATGCCCTGAAAACCTGGTTGGGTCAAGACATCCCCTGGGCGCATCTGAGCCACCTGACTACCTGCATCTGGATGGTCATCGCCGTCATCCAAACCGGAGCAGTCAACCTCACGAAATGGCTGCCGTATCTGCCCTGTCGAGGATTGTTTGCCCAAAGTAAACAGCGGCGAGTCCGACGCTGGCTGGGCAATAGCCGCATCAATATTCATCGACTCTACAAACCCATCATCAAAGCCGCCTTAGCCGATTGGCAGGATGAGGTGATGTACCTGAGCTTAGACACCTCACTATTTTGGGATGAGTATTGTCTGATTCGGGTGGCTGTGGTGCATCGCGGTCGTGCTTTACCCCTAGGCTGGCGTGTGTTGGCTCATCCCAGTGCCTCGGTTGCCGCCAACACCTACCGAGAACTGCTCCAAGATGTCGCTCGACTCCTACCGCAAGGGGTGAAGGTGGTGCTGCTGGCTGACCGTGGCTTTGTGCAGACGGAGACTATGACGCTGGTGCGCACCTTCGGCTGGCATTATCGCATCCGCATCAAAAGCAATACCTGGCTTTGGCACTCTGCCAAGGGCTGGAGCCAACCAAAAGCGTTTCATCTCAAACCCGGTGAAGCCCTCTGCTGGCACAACGTCAAACTTCACAAAGGTGAATGGTATGGTCCGGTTCATGTCATTTTCGGTCGCAACAATGTCAATGGCGAGTTTTGGGCGGTTGTCAGTGATGAACCGACCCACCTCCAGACTTTTGCTGAGTATGGTCTCCGGTTTGATATCGAGGAGGCGTTTCTCGATGACCAGTCTGGGGGTTGGCACCTCCAATCTTCCCAACTTCGCTCAGTTTGTGTTCTTTCCCGTCTCTGCTTCATTCTGGCTCTGGCGACTCTCTATGTCTCAGCTCAGGGTCTTGAGGTTGTCCAATCGGGCAAGCGTCGCTGGGTTGACCCCCATTGGTTTCGCGGCAATAGCTATTTTCGTATCGGTCTTGAGTGGATTCGTACTGCTCTCCTTGAGGGCTGGCGCTTGATTCGGCTTGTTGCTTTCTTTTCTAATTCTGACCCTGAACCGGCTATGGCTTCTCGTCCTCAGCATCGGCAACGCTCTTATCGCCTTGAATTCCAGTTTTGCTCTTTTTCTTACTCCCCTGACTGA